The Halobaculum magnesiiphilum genome contains the following window.
GAGGCGGCGCTGGAGGCGGTCAAGCGGGAGGTGCGCGAGGAGCTCGCCAAGATCGAGGTCGACACCGCCGAGGACGGCGTCGTCGTCAAGGCCGACACGCTCGGCAGTCTGGAGGCGATGGCGAACGCCCTCGAGGAGGCGGAGATCCCGATCCTCCGGGCGGAGGTCGGCGACATCGCCCCGCGGGACGTGACCGTCGCCCAGACCGCCAAAGAGGACACCCACAAGGTGATCCTCGGGTTCAACGTCGACGTGCTGCCGGACGCCGAGGAGGCGCTCGAACACGCCGACGTGCGCCTGTTCGACGACGACGTGATCTACCAGCTCGTCGAGGAGTACGAGGCGTACGTCGAGGAGCTGGAGCGCGCCCAACAGGAGACGGTGCTCGACAAGATCACCAAGCCCGCACGCTTCCGCATCCTCCAGGACCACACCTTCCGCCAGAACGACCCCGCGGTCGTCGGCGTCGAGATCCTCTCGGGAACGGTCCAGAACAACCGCCCGGTCGCGACGTTCGAGGGCAGCGAGCCGAACCGCGTCGGCACCCTCTCGGGGATCCAACACCAGGGCGACGACGTGGACTCCGCGCAGGCGGGCGAGCGCGTCTCCGTCGCCATCGACGGCCCCACGGTCGGCCGCCAGATCGAGGAGGGCGACGAACTGTGGATCGAGCTGCCCGAGAAGCACGCGAAGATCCTCGAACAGGAGCTCGCCTCGGAGATCCGCGCCGACGAGATCGAGGCGCTGAAGGCGTACCTGGAGAAGCGCCGGAAGACGGACCCGTTCTGGGGCAAGTAGCGCGCGCTCGCCGTCCCCGTCGGGCGTTCGCCGTCCCCGTCGAGCGTTCGCCGTCCGCGACGCCGCCGATTCCCTCGATCGACGTGACTTCGTGGTCACTTGACACCCCGAACGACCGCACGCGTCACCTACGAAAATTATGCTCGTATTATTTCAGCCGTAACAGATTTTACGGACGATAGAGAACTGCTAAGACGGTGAGAGTCGATGAGTGTCCGAGACCCTTCCAGCGACGATCTCCGCTCCGGGGCCGGCCCCGCCGGCCTCGTATCGCCGTCGAAGTACGACCTGTTGCTCGCGGCCGTGCCGGCCCTGCTCCTGGGCGGCACGGTCGCGGCCGCGCGGTTGGCGCTGCCCGTGTCGGTCGGGACGGGACTCGGCTCGGTGTTCGCGGCGCTGCTCGTCGGCTACGGCCTGTTCGTCGAGCCGCCCGTCGGCGGCCACGACGCCTGACCGCGCGGGCGACGCGCCGAGGGGGCCACCGTCGGTCGTGATTCTCCGATTCGTCGTTTCGTCCGTCGAATTTTGAAATGTTGTTCTATACAGAGAAATCGCTAGACGGGAGGCTGGATCGGAATATATAGATGGTCGACGTTCGGCCGGTCGATGAACGCACGGACCGGCGGGTGTTCCCTCTGGCGGTCCGGAGAACGAAGGCGGCGCGTGCGACTATCGCGCGGTCGGTTCGAGGTCGTCGCCGACGGCGGACATGACCTGGACGGCCGCGCTGGCGGCGAGCCCGCGGGCGACCTCCTCGCGGTCCTCGTCGTCGAGGCCGGCCTCGATGTCCTCCAGGTCCGGCGAGAAGCCCGCGCTGACCGCGTGGCCGATCGGCGGCTGGACCGCGACGGTGGCCTGCGGCCCGTTCGCGCCGTAGGAGAGTTCCGAGCCGACGGCGTAGCCGTCGGGGAGATACGATTCGGTTCGCGTGACGATTGTGGCGACCGCCTGTCGGAGCGCGTCCTTCTGGTCGGCCGTCAGGTCGACCTCCTCGGGACGGCCCGCCTCGACGACGCCAGGGGCCCCCGCATAGGGGTTGTTGCCGTTCATTAGGGTCGGCGATGGTATGCGCGGTCCGCGTAAAAAGGCGTCGGCGACCTGTCGGACGAATACACATCCACGGCGGTACGACGGCCCCACGGGCGGTGACGGAACGACGCCGGGGGGGATCAGGCGATCGGCTCGCTCTCGCCGTAGGCGGCGACGACGACCGCGGCGACGTACGCCGAGTCGTCGGTCTCGACGGTCGCACAGCGCGTCTCCTCGCGCTCGAACGTCCAGTCCCGCAGGTCGCGGCCGGCGTCGAGGCCGGTCGCCACCGTCTCGCGGACCGCGTCGGCGTCGCTGCCGTCGGCCTCGTAGAACAGTCCCGGTCCGGGGCCGGTCGCCCACCCCAGGCAGGCGGTGACGGTCTCGGTCTCGTGGGCGTCCTCGGGGGAAGCGGCCGCGTGCGCCTGCACGACGGTGAGGCGGTCGCCGGCGGGGCCCAGATCCGGCGCGGTGTCGACGGCGTGCACCTCGGCGTCGGCGGGAACGACCGACGAGACGGTGACGAGGTTGAAGTCGCCGACGCCGGCGTCGGCGAGGGCGGCGTCGTAAGCGGCCAGCTCGGTCGGCCCC
Protein-coding sequences here:
- a CDS encoding DUF5811 family protein, which codes for MNGNNPYAGAPGVVEAGRPEEVDLTADQKDALRQAVATIVTRTESYLPDGYAVGSELSYGANGPQATVAVQPPIGHAVSAGFSPDLEDIEAGLDDEDREEVARGLAASAAVQVMSAVGDDLEPTAR
- a CDS encoding pyruvoyl-dependent arginine decarboxylase; the encoded protein is MDIHVADGVGRGPTELAAYDAALADAGVGDFNLVTVSSVVPADAEVHAVDTAPDLGPAGDRLTVVQAHAAASPEDAHETETVTACLGWATGPGPGLFYEADGSDADAVRETVATGLDAGRDLRDWTFEREETRCATVETDDSAYVAAVVVAAYGESEPIA